The window TGCTGcatcactgtaaactgaatgaACTCTGAGAAAATGTGATgggaatttttcactattttctgatattttatagaccaaacaattcatcaattaactgagaaaatgctctgcagattaatcgagtatgaaaataatcattgtagccttatattaataatgacaataagGTCTGCATCCCATTTAGCTGTGCTATTACTCGGGCCCCTTGTCACCAAACTGTCTCACTTAATTTACACGTCTGAATTATTTCCTCATCCTGTGTTGTCTGCCTCAGTGTTGCCTTACAACGACAAATACATTATCttaaataagaattgttgtttGCTGTCCTCTCTGATTTCcgtataaaaaaaacaatctgaatAACCAACAGAACCAAAAGTTAGAATAGGTAAATACAAACAGGCAAAGAAGCCAGAGGTGTTGAAAGTTTAATTATGAAAACGCCACTTGAAGTAGTTGATTGACACAATTTTATTGAgcttattaaaatgaaaattttgtAGAATATAAAAGGATTGTCTGGAAATAAAACCACCACACTATAATTACATCTAAACACAGCTCCAACAGATatattcttctgtttttcagctGTGCGTCTTCTCCCTGCTACACACGAGGAGATGTCGTGGCCATCAGCAGTTGTGGAGTAGAAGTTTGCACAGCGGGACTGTTCGCAGCCTGTCTGCTGGACCACATTCACCTGCCCCTCCCGCACTAACGGACTCGTCTGAGTGCACCGACGCAGAGCCCAGTCGCAGCACCTCTGCTTGGTCCCCTGAGCAGGGTCCACCGCCCGCTCCCACACACTGCTGCATGAGCGGCTGTCATAACTGCGTGTGGATCGAACACGCAGAGCAGCTGTTGGAGTACTACCATGACGGTGGCGACCGCGCGCTCGCCGCTATCGAGGAAAATGTCCTCGACGAGAACC is drawn from Thunnus thynnus chromosome 20, fThuThy2.1, whole genome shotgun sequence and contains these coding sequences:
- the oxld1 gene encoding oxidoreductase-like domain-containing protein 1, which codes for MFVPTMLCSGVNAVRSSVSVQKLCVFSLLHTRRCRGHQQLWSRSLHSGTVRSLSAGPHSPAPPALTDSSECTDAEPSRSTSAWSPEQGPPPAPTHCCMSGCHNCVWIEHAEQLLEYYHDGGDRALAAIEENVLDENLKTYLKMEIRLLKKT